A genomic window from Scomber scombrus chromosome 18, fScoSco1.1, whole genome shotgun sequence includes:
- the rnf25 gene encoding E3 ubiquitin-protein ligase RNF25, whose product MAAESDVLCEIEVLQSIYLDELLVTRREDRGWEVSLVLYPSTGEDSVSQFVRLTLTLTLDQQYPSSSPAISIHNPRGLSDDKLSSVQKCLQLEAQSSLGSPVLYQLIEKAKEILTESNIPHGNCVICLYGFKEGETFTKTSCYHYFHSHCLGRYVRHSERELRQREKELEEDKTRERDDRQELTVVCPVCREPLSYDVDQLLSSPVPQLPELDEAAISSDFQRKWFELQKLLERQRCRGGIIDPEVESNRFLIHINEAPSSSENGNLEGDVPPVPPQQAPSASNVSSDEAGVRGEQLVPGLSHCRGGGGQRRGPRRGGRFRPHQERGRPHQERERPHQERERATPITEHLDKLSLTSSCSDGPMKAKPQGNHGQQMQRDAQQETQVSADEPGLETESFKDAADSAAAGGRSHRGRRRWGGHQRSAQHASAPGPARYHWDGRDSRSRGGGGGGGGGGGGGGGNLCGRGGGHRRGHGVRGYQQRAMERDRGREEVL is encoded by the exons ATGGCAGCAGAAAGCGA tgtgctgtgtgagatcGAGGTGCTGCAGTCAATCTACCTGGATGAGCTGCTGGTCACGAGGAGGGAGGacag AGGTTGGGAGGTGAGCCTGGTCCTGTATCCCTCCACAGGGGAGGACTCTGTGTCCCAGTTCGTCCGACTCACGCTGACTTTGACCCTCGATCAGCAG TATCCGTCGTCTTCTCCGGCCATCTCCATCCATAACCCGCGGGGGCTTTCTGACGACAAGCTCAGCAG tGTGCAGAAATGTCTGCAGCTGGAGGCTCAGTCCTCTCTCGGTTCACCAGTGTTATATCAGCTCATTGAG AAAGCAAAAGAAATCCTGACTGAAAGTAATATTCCTCATGGAAACTGTGTCATTTGCCTCTACGGGTTTAAG gagGGAGAAACGTTCACCAAGACGAGCTGCTACCACTACTTCCACTCCCACTGCCTCGGCCGCTACGTCAGGCACTCGGAGAGGGAGCTCCGCCAGAGGGAGAAGGAGTTAGAGGAGGACAAGACACGGGAGAGAGACGACCGACAG GAGCTGACTGTGGTGTGTCCGGTGTGCAGAGAGCCGCTGAGCTACGACGTGGATCAGCTTCTGTCCTCTCCTGTGCCGCAGCTGCCCGAG ctgGACGAAGCAGCGATCAGCTCAGATTTTCAACGCAAGTGGTTCGAACTTCAGAAGCTTCTGGAGAGACAGCGGTGTCGAGGCGGGATCATCGACCCGGAGGTGGAATCAAATCGATTTTTAATTCATATCAACGAG GCTCCCTCTTCTTCTGAAAACGGAAACCTGGAGGGAGACGTCCCCCCCGTTCCCCCCCAGCAGGCGCCGTCCGCCTCAAACGTCTCCTCCGACGAAGCCGGCGTCCGAGGGGAGCAGCTCGTTCCCGGTCTGTCCCACTGCAGAGGCGGGGGGGGCCAGAGGAGGGGGCCGAGGAGGGGGGGCAGGTTCAGGCCGCACCAGGAGAGAGGGAGGCCGcatcaggagagagagaggccgcaccaggagagagagagagccacgCCGATCACAGAGCACCTGGACAAACTCTCTCTGACGTCAAGCTGCTCCGACGGACCAATGAAAGCCAAACCTCAGGGTAACCACGGGCAACAGATGCAAAGAGACGCACAACAAGAGACGCAGGTTTCCGCAGATGAACCGGGTCTGGAAACCGAAAGCTTTAAAGACGCAGCAGACTCCGCGGCGGCGGGGGGTCGCAGCCACcgtgggaggaggaggtggggggggcaTCAGCGGTCCGCCCAGCACGCCTCCGCCCCCGGACCGGCTCGCTACCACTGGGACGGCCGGGATTCGAGAAGCAGGGgcggaggtggaggtggaggtggagggggaggcGGTGGCGGAGGGAACCTGTGCGGCAGAGGAGGCGGGCATCGGCGGGGTCACGGGGTCAGAGGCTACCAGCAGAGGGcgatggagagagacaggggcAGAGAGGAGGTGCTATGA